In Phocoena phocoena chromosome 3, mPhoPho1.1, whole genome shotgun sequence, the DNA window tGTCACAAACGTCTACCTGGCAAGGTTGCTTCATTTTAATGGCTATGACATGGTATCTGTAACAGCAGAGTTCACAGGTCCAGGAACCCCTCTCACTGATCCACTTCAGCAAGCAAAGCTGATGTGTATACCGAACGGACCCGTCACATCGGCAGGGGTTTAACAGCTCCCCCTGGAAAGAAAACAACTCAGTATGAATATTTATATTgtgtctctattttaaaaatccaacagttgctttcttttctttcaaagccATTTACCCAGAAGGATACAAGCATCAAACTCTAtcctagaaaatgaaattaaatgttcATACCTCTGGTGGGAATGCAACTAAAGTCTTAGAACTATTTCAAAGATATTACTTAGAGTTATGACATAAATGTTCTACCAACATACGAAATATCTGCAGGATACAGCTCCCAATACCCTAGGGGAAAAGCTGTACTATTAAATCTCTTTAATAACTTTTAAGTGGACGGTCAGATGCAATTCCTCTGCAGTTATTCTTAATCATTGCTAAAGAAGAAATGCATGCCATCCCAGAAAGTAGCTTGCAATAgcattatgcttttatttcttctaactGTAGCATCATAAATATTGACTTAGGGGACTATATTCCTGAAATCCTGCATATTCTTATGCAATTTccttactttgaaaaatattaaacctAATGTTTTCTCAGACCACACATTTTGTAAGAGAGATGTATTATCCCTGTTGTCTTTGTGATTACTCGCACGTAAGTTTGCATGCACCTCTAATGGAGTTTATAATTTTAgaattgtgtttctttctttcacaaGGTCAAAGTAGTTTTAGTTCTCTTATGAAAACTCTAACATGCTTTTCACCTCAGTGATATTGAGTCACCGAAATGGGCAATAAGGAAAGACCCTGCCCTTTTTGGTTTTGACATGACTCACCCCCTGTTTGTCCTCTAAGACTATCTGCCTCACGATACACCTGTAGAAAAGGAATACAGGTTTGTCTCTATGTATAAACCAGATCCATCAAGGAATTCACACAAGAGATACTTATGGCATTAACACTAAAACACCTGAGGAATGTGTAACTGCAAAACCAGGGGGAAAAACTCAAGTGTAGCCCAAAGCAAACACTATTCGCCACCGGGACAATTCTGTCttcacaggaaaggaaaagggaacgCGCAGGAGCCGCCAGGCAACCGCTCAGCCCAGGAACCCAGAGGCGGGCGCTGTCCGTGGTGCTGACAGGGCGCCGTCGAGAGCGGgagccagcccagccctgccggACCCCACAGCAAGCTACGCCCGGGGCCCGCCGGGCCTTACCTGCTCGGCGCCCTGGAAGCAGATCTTGCAGATGGGCTGGTGGTGCTGGTGCTGGTGCCCGGAGCGCCggtcgccgccgccgctgctgctgctgcggctGCTGCATACCGAGCGCGTCTCGGGCCGGTCGCTGGAGCCCCGccgctctccctccccacccgcGCGGACCTCCGGCTCCCCGGGGCCCTCCTTCCCCGCCGCAGCCTCCGGGACCGTCGTCTCCGGAAGGCGCCTCGGACCTGCCCTGGAGTCGCCAGCCGCGGCCGCCTCCTGCCCTGCCGGCGGCAGCTCCTCCGCGCCGCTGCGCCGCGGGGCCACCTCCGCTGGCGGCTCGTCTGGCCCCGCGGGGCGCTCGGGGGACGCGGGCGGCGCGGGCAGCGGTGGCAGGTAGCGCGGGGGCGCGGGGACCGAGGCTGGCTCtcctggcggcggcggcggcggtggcggagGCGACGGGGGCGGCTCGGCGTCCCGGCTCTCCTCCCCACGGCGCCGACTGCCGCTGGGGCCGCCCTCAAAGCTCATGGTGGTGGGGCCACCGCCGCCGCCCTCCTGCCAGCCCGGCTAGCGCCCCCGGCTCGAGCTGCAGGCGAAGGGAGAAAagaggggggaggaaggaagaagggaggaaagccgggcgggaggagggtggggacggAGCCTGGGGCGCCAGGGGCCGAGAGGCGGGACGGGGAGGGGACGCAGAGGGCCCGGCTGCGACGGCGGCGGTTGCTCCGCGGAACCGCGGGCTCGGCTCTGATGGAGGCGGTGCCGAATTCCGCGGCGCGTGAGAGCCGGGccgctggggggcggggggggggggggggcgacgGCGGGGGCCGGGGAAACCCGGGGAGCGGGAGGGAGCGGGGCAGCAGAGGGGGTGGGCCGGGGGGAGGTATTTGGAGGGAACTGGAGCGGGGCGGTAGGTGTGGAGGAGCGGAGGGTCGTTCCCGGGAATGGGGATGTGGAGGGCCGGGTGCGAACCCCGGGGGAGGTGCGGAGACCGCGGGCCGGCATTGGGGGCGTGGGGGAAATCCCTCAGCCGCCTCCGCCGACCCCGCCCCAGGGCCGCTCACGTGTGTTCCGGGGCGGATTACCCCTCCCCAAGCCGCGCGGCGCTGCAGCTCTCGTGAGCGGGGGCGGGGGAGTCgggtggaggagagggggaagggtcgGAGGCCACGGGTCCAGAAGCCGTTACTGGATGGGCGAGTGGGATTCCGCGGCGCGGGGTTGGAAGGGGCCGGGATGATCGAACGCGAGACTCGCGAGGGCAAAGGGGGTCGCGAGACTGACGCCGCGGGCGCGCCCGAGCCGGCTAAGCAGGGGTCGAGGGGAAGGTCGCGTGGGCCCCGAGGACTAACGGACCCTCCCAGGAGACCGCTTCCAGCCCTGTGCGCCCTCTCCCTCAAGGATACTCTCACTGATCCTCCAGAGCCCCCAAAACAGACGCCTCTGGAACCTGcatcctccctctgccctcctcgCCCTCTCCCTCCTGCAGGGAGTATCTGGGTTTATTTGAAACCGTTCTGGTGACTTTGTAAATATCGTTTCCTGCAGTGGTTGCTCCTAGTGAACCCTGGTGCCACGTTCTGTGGCGGGCGTGCTCTTCCACCCTTGCGGTAGGAGAAAGGACTCAAAGGACACCTCTCGTGCAGAAGTTGCTGCAACCGCGGATTTCGGTTGTATGCACCCCCAAGCCAGCTGGTTTCTCTATAGTTAACTCCACTCCGCAAAACCTCTCTGGGACTTATCTTCCGGCAGGGCAGCAGTGCCCTCaatcttttctgaaaataaactACCTTACCTGCAGGAAAGTAGACGGAAAACAGTGCACAGGCAGTAGTTTCTAAATTCGAACAGTGTAAACGCATAAAGCAGTAGATTTATATATAGTGCAATGTGTCTAGTCAAAGCCTTGGTGATTTTCACTAGTGTAACCCTTTGATGTCTTTGACGCAACCGACTTGCTCTTACGGCagtcatttttggctgcatagagCCGGGATCAGATAGGCacagtaacttgttcaaggtcacagaactgTTAACGAAGAACTTTTGAGCTCCCTGACTCCAGATTTTCTGGCTCAAACACTGaatgacttttttcccctcaattctCCTGCCTGCTAAAACAATATGTAATACATGGTGCGTTTGGTGGCACTGACTCCCATAAATAGTTagatggggttttttttgtttgtttgtttgttttttttgcgttacacgggcctgtcagtgttgtggcctcacccgttgcggagcacaggctccagacgcgcaggtccagcagccttggctcacgggcccagccgctccgcggcacgtgggatcttcccggaccgcggcacgtgggatcttcccggaccggggcacggacctgcgtcccctgcatcggcaggcggactctcaaccactgcgccaccagggaagccctagttagtTGTTCTTAAATGGTTAGGATAAACTACCAGCTTAAGTTAATTTTTCCAGTATACATTTTGGCAGTAAGAAgtatatttggtttaaaaaaaaaaaaaaaaaaggtccagctCTTTTGACAGAAATTGGTCTGGTTGGAAAGCAGAGAAGGAGGTAGTAAAAAAAGTCAAGAATGCTTTGTTACAAATGATCCCAGATGAAATAGTTCCCAGAAATGCCCTCTAACACTTAGCACCCTCAGACTGACTTATTTTTGGTGGCGGAATGGCAAGCAGCAAGCACATTTTGTTAGAAATAATAATCCCTGAATGCCCTAGGAACTTATCACACTGAAGAAATGTGGTTGTAGataatgctttcattttcaaTCTTCACCCATCAAAATGACATTGCACAAGATTGTGTATTGCCACAGTCATAAGATAATCCTAAGCCTTGATTCTAAATTCTTGAATTAAATGGAGTCTAAATTCAATTTATGACTAATACATTTCTACCAAGTATGATAAAGTACATTATTATTTGAAGGACAGCATAAAAGCTGTGGGTTCTGGATAAACAATGCACAGTGACTCAGGCAGCAAAGTAACATGGATGGAAGAGGAGAAGGCCACAATGCTAGATGTATCCTCTCAGTTGATTGTTGGAAAATAACTCCGGTAAGAGAAGATTAACCTTCCTTGATATGGTAGGTAGCCACATAAAAACATTATTTCCTAGCATCTGTGACCTCCAAAGCTGACCTCTCCATGAAAAAGGGAAGCTTGTTCATGTTCTTCAGTTAACTCAGTGAGTCTTCAGTGGATCAAGGAAAAATACCTTTGTAACTTTGATTGCATCCTCTGCcataaaaatacagaacaatGGGGAACACAAAAAGGATGAACCACTCTGAGCTGCTGGGACCCAAGTAGAAGAGCTGCTAGAGAGACACAGACATCGCATAAAGAACAACAGGGCACCCACAGCTGCTGACAGCCATCCAATAGCCAACATGGATCCACCAACTAAAAAATGGATGAAGGGAGAGGCAATTCTATCAATCTGAGGAAATAGTGAAAGGCACATCCAACCTGCTTCAACCTATATAAATGAAGAGAGAGATATAAATACAACAAATGCTTGCAAAGTCTCCATTCTCATGTTTCTCCCTACCCACGCACCCATACATGCAGAGAGTTAAATATACCCTTTACCAAAAGAGGTCTTTCATTATGAGCATGCAAACTCTTTAGACACCAAGAATCTCTTGAGTTGAATCCAAGgatggaggggaggtgggagggtccCAGGCAAGTATGTCCCAATAATTTCTTTGGTGATATTAATGGATATCTGTAGGATATTCTCCTTGAACTTCCCAAGTGACCATGTCCTGAAGGTGTCCCCTGAAGTCACCTCAGGGATATTAGGTAGAAAAGAGTCCAGGCTACACTAGGTCAGAGTTGTTTCAGAATGACTTTGAAGCTATATTAGTTGTGATGACCTTGATGTGTCCTCCAATAGGAGAGTTAGCCTGAAGAGCTCTTTAAAATTGCCTTTCAGATGAACCTAgagagtaagtcagacagagacaaatattatatgacatcacttacatgtggaatcttaaaaaaaaagatacaaatgagtttatttccaaagcagaaatagactcacagacatagaaagcaaacttatggttaccaaaaggaaagGGTGGGgtaggaagggataaattaggagtttaggattaacagatacaaagtactatatataaaatagataaacaacaaggacctagtgtatagcacagggaactatattcaactgTCTtgtaataatggaaaagaatctgaaaaagaatgtatatatacatacatatatctgaatcactttgctgtacacctgaaactttgtAAACCAAGTAtagtttcaataaaaaattaaaattaaaaaatggtctttcaattcttttttaagtttagCTTTTAGAGATATTCCAAAATTTTTCACTTGGCACCTTTGGGGTGCATTTATTTGTCTCTGTGGTCACTGAGTACAGAACAGAGAATTCTCAACTGTCTTCAAATACCCGAGAGAAAAGAACTTGAGAACTCCAAGTATGTTATAGAACAATAAGGTTATGCTGTGTGAGTGGGAGGGTAATTTTTAAAGAGGACAGTGAAGTGTGATCTGTGGATTGCGAGCACTTGGTGCAGAGTATAGCTTTGTCATACACCAGAAACGAAGCAGTGTCAGCCCAATGCCATATACAGAAAAGTCCACAATTTAGATCTCCTATCCTAACCTGTTGATTGAATTCTAGCCTTCTGTGTCAAGTCGCCTCTATGACTGCTCTGCTGAGATACCTAAGAGCTATTCTAAACTAACCCAGTCCAAAAGCACACAACACACTCAACCCTGCTCATTTCCCAGTCTTCGTCATGCCGGTAAACCAGTTGTTCACTCATCCAGTTACTTAAGCCTTGGAGTCGTCCCTTGACTTTAATTGTTCACGTCATATATTCAGTGTATCACAAAATTATTTCGCATGTACTTTCAAAATATACTTCAAATTTCACTACTATATTTCACCTCCACTCCCACCATCCCAGTTCAAACCAGCGTGATGCACCAGGATCATCAAAGTAGCCTCCTGTCACCCTGCTTCTTATTCTTGAATCTGTCCCCAACAGCAGCCTGGATAATCCTATTCAAATGTAAGTCCAGTCATGTCATCCCACTGCTTGGTACCCACCAGTGGCTCTCCAACACACTTGGTGCAATGTCAAAAATCTTAGCATGCCCTACCAATCGTCAGTCTAGCTCCTGGCTACATCTCTGGAGATATCAATCTCCATATCCTCTTCACCACCCTCTCCCGGTCGGTCCCTATTATTCATTCCTACTCCACTGACTTCCTTGCTACTCCCCAAGTAcattccctcctcactcctccagTTATCATGGCTCACTCCTTCACTCCTCTCATCTTGCTCAGAGACACTTCATCAAAAAGACCTTCCTCAACCTTCCTAACTGAAATAGAATCCTCCACTcccattttttttaactctaaccTTTGcccagttttactttttcatatCAATTTACTATtcaacattatatatttatatttacatattgtgtgcatttcttttgctttttttttctcatctaatATCTTTCACTGGAACACTGGCTCCATTGGAgactattttgttcactgctctgtcCTTACTGtgcctagaactgtgcctggtcAGAGTGGTGCTCGGCCAATACTTAGACAACCATTATATGAAGAATTCAAGCAATCAAGCAGGTAATTATTAATCAGCTTCTGTGTTTAAGGCACTGTGCAGCTTGTTAAACCATAGTTTCCAGGTGGTAGAATGCAATCTGTAGGACAAAGAAGGATGTAGTCACAGCATTTTGGTGCACTCCATGTGatgccatttcttttcattgcttgaCCAACTTAcctaaaaatattctttcccttAGTAATTTATTAGCTGCTTAATGTGTCATTTGCTACTATGTATGTGAAGTCAAAGTCTTGGTTGACCTTGATCCTCACGTTCAATGACGATATCAGAAATTTGAAAACGCACACCACTGGTCTTAAGGGAAAGTGAAGGAGTGCGGATGGAGGGTCTCCATCTCTGACCAATTTCACTGATCATGAATCATGCTCCTCTTTTGATTTTATACTACACTGCATTCTAACATTTGTCAATTCTACCTGTAGAATTGGATACCATACCCTCCTTCCATTTTTCTATCTTCGCCTCTTGTATCTCTCCACTGTTCCCTGTCCCTGCCTTGGTCTTCCTTGGTCTCCCTTGGTCTCCCTACCTTGAAACCTGGAAATGTAGAAGTGCTTTTTACCTGACAGATTGAAAACATGGAAATATGTTGAATCACTGTGTACACTGGAAATCCTAAACCTGACTGACATCTGAAATGCAGTTGAATCAGCAGGACCTGACAGGACCACCCAAGCTTTACAAGGATCTTGAATAAAGCTAGCCCTGATTCCCCTCAGCTGAAAATCATCTATTTTTCTACCAAACTCACatattaaatgtgatttttatgacCTCTATTATATTATACCTTGCCTTGTGGTTTGTTATGCACTTATCTgcgttttttgtgttttttttttttcctcttgtgctAGATTGTAAGCTACTTGGAGTTTGAGCCTATCTGTTTAAG includes these proteins:
- the MARCHF11 gene encoding E3 ubiquitin-protein ligase MARCHF11, with the translated sequence MSFEGGPSGSRRRGEESRDAEPPPSPPPPPPPPPGEPASVPAPPRYLPPLPAPPASPERPAGPDEPPAEVAPRRSGAEELPPAGQEAAAAGDSRAGPRRLPETTVPEAAAGKEGPGEPEVRAGGEGERRGSSDRPETRSVCSSRSSSSGGGDRRSGHQHQHHQPICKICFQGAEQGELLNPCRCDGSVRYTHQLCLLKWISERGSWTCELCCYRYHVIAIKMKQPCQWQSISITLVEKVQMIAVILGSLFLIASVTWLLWSAFSPYAVWQRKDILFQICYGMYGFMDLVCIGLIVHEGAAVYRVFKRWRAVNLHWDVLNYDKATDIEESSRGESSTSRTLWLPLTALRNRNLVHPTQLTSPRFQCGYMLLHLFNRMRPHEDLSEDNSSGEVVMRVTSV